The following are encoded in a window of Primulina eburnea isolate SZY01 chromosome 4, ASM2296580v1, whole genome shotgun sequence genomic DNA:
- the LOC140831123 gene encoding uncharacterized protein isoform X1 codes for MAKKGPGANARSSAATEDFNEPKVDIKSILKDIEFFESSHMTWKQKKDLENRKGVSLGGKPPKRHRLPLSVAQVAMKNQKEREGKMLEENAILRRFGVFTSSSSTKKAIERRRPGDRVFRTIEGHFRNGVLDVNHLLHRSTPQVNDRDIKHVVGEGNKKKDGKKGKGKRKVGRTKRHYNSQ; via the exons ATGGCTAAGAAGGGGCCAGGAGCCAATGCACGATCTTCTGCTGCTACTGAGGATTTCAATGAACCAAAAGTGGATATCAAGTCTATCCTGAAAGATATTGAGTTTTTTG AATCCTCTCATATGACATGGAAACAAAAGAAGGACTTGGAGAACAGGAAAGGAGTCTCTCTAGGTGGAAAG CCCCCAAAGAGACATCGCTTACCGCTTAGCGTGGCACAAGTTGCAATGAAGAACCAGAAGGAAAGAGAAGGAAAAATGCTTGAAGAG AATGCCATCCTAAGAAGATTTGGAGTTTTTACTAGCAGCAGTTCCACTAAAAAGGCAATAGAGAGGCGTCGACCAGGGGACCGAGTGTTCAGGACAATTGAAGGTCACTTCAGAAATGGCGTCCTTGATGTCAACCACCTGCTACATCGTTCCACTCCTCAAGTTAATGACAGAGACATCAAGCATGTTGTTGGTGAAGGGAATAAAAAGAAGGACGGAAAAAAGGGCAAGGGTAAAAGAAAAGTTGGCCGTACAAAACGACACTATAATTCTCAGTAA
- the LOC140831128 gene encoding uncharacterized protein isoform X2, producing MTWKQKKDLENRKVVSLGGKPPKRHRLPLSVARVAMKNQKEREGKMLEENVILRRFGVFTSSSSTKKAIERRRPGDRVFRTIEGHFRNGVLDVNHLLHRSTPQVNDRDIKHAIGEGNKKKGRKKGKSKGKFGRRKRH from the exons ATGACATGGAAACAAAAGAAGGACTTGGAGAACAGGAAAGTAGTCTCTCTAGGTGGAAAG CCCCCAAAGAGACATCGCTTACCGCTTAGCGTAGCACGGGTTGCAATGAAGAACCAGAAGGAAAGAGAAGGAAAAATGCTTGAAGAG AATGTCATCCTAAGAAGATTTGGAGTTTTTACTAGCAGCAGTTCCACTAAAAAGGCAATAGAGAGGCGTCGACCAGGGGACCGAGTGTTCAGGACAATTGAAGGTCACTTCAGAAATGGCGTCCTTGATGTCAACCACCTGCTACATCGTTCCACTCCTCAAGTTAATGACAGAGACATCAAGCATGCTATTGGTGAAGGGAATAAAAAGAAGGGCAGAAAAAAGGGCAAGAGTAAAGGAAAATTTGGCCGTAGAAAACGACACTAA
- the LOC140831123 gene encoding uncharacterized protein isoform X2 has translation MAKKGPGANARSSAAVEDSNEPKVDIKSILKDIEFLESSHMTWKQKKDLENRKGVSLGGKPPKRHRLPLSVAQVAMKNQKEREGKMLEENAILRRFGVFTSSSSTKKAIERRRPGDRVFRTIEGHFRNGVLDVNHLLHRSTPQVNDRDIKHVVGEGNKKKDGKKGKGKRKVGRTKRHYNSQ, from the exons ATGGCTAAGAAGGGGCCAGGAGCCAATGCACGATCTTCTGCTGCTGTTGAGGATTCCAATGAACCAAAAGTGGATATCAAGTCTATCCTGAAAGATATTGAGTTTTTGG AATCCTCTCATATGACATGGAAACAAAAGAAGGACTTGGAGAACAGGAAAGGAGTCTCTCTAGGTGGAAAG CCCCCAAAGAGACATCGCTTACCGCTTAGCGTGGCACAAGTTGCAATGAAGAACCAGAAGGAAAGAGAAGGAAAAATGCTTGAAGAG AATGCCATCCTAAGAAGATTTGGAGTTTTTACTAGCAGCAGTTCCACTAAAAAGGCAATAGAGAGGCGTCGACCAGGGGACCGAGTGTTCAGGACAATTGAAGGTCACTTCAGAAATGGCGTCCTTGATGTCAACCACCTGCTACATCGTTCCACTCCTCAAGTTAATGACAGAGACATCAAGCATGTTGTTGGTGAAGGGAATAAAAAGAAGGACGGAAAAAAGGGCAAGGGTAAAAGAAAAGTTGGCCGTACAAAACGACACTATAATTCTCAGTAA